The following coding sequences lie in one Xiphophorus maculatus strain JP 163 A chromosome 4, X_maculatus-5.0-male, whole genome shotgun sequence genomic window:
- the LOC102222708 gene encoding secretory carrier-associated membrane protein 2-like, which yields MSGLDSNPFADPVDVNPFQDASVTQAIGGVHETTGEYNPFTANEMGKFTGTTIPVSKASSSQPAVLPTSVEQSPQATAAAAQANLVRQQEELERKAAELERKEQELQNRSSRVSNPGAKENNWPPLPRFFPIKPCFYQNFEEDIPEDYRRICKRMYYLWMFHSATLFLNILACLAYFTADAAKGVDFGLSILWFILFTPVSFVCWYRPVYKAFRSDSSFSFFFFFFVFFFQVAVYIIQSVGIPSWGNSGWISSISMIRTNLAVAVVMMVVAGFFTVNAVLGVILLKMVHSKYRNSGASFSKAQQEFSQGVLTNRTFQSAAASAATSAATSAAQGAFSNNQGN from the exons ATGTCGGGGCTTGACAGCAACCCGTTCGCTGACCCGGTGGACGTGAACCCCTTCCAG GATGCCTCAGTCACACAAGCTATCGGCGGGGTCCATGAAACCACCGGAGAGTATAACCCGTTCACCGCAAATGAAATG GGAAAGTTCACTGGGACAACCATCCCAGTCTCTAAAGCCTCCTCATCACAACCTGCTGTACTTCCGACTTCTGTGGAGCAAAGTCCACAA GCTACGGCAGCAGCTGCTCAGGCTAATCTGGTCaggcagcaggaggagctggagaggaAAGCCGCAGAGCTGGAGCGAAAGGAGCAGGAGCTGCAGAACAGGAGCAGCAGAGTCTCCAACCCAGGAG CTAAAGAAAACAACTGGCCGCCTCTTCCAAGGTTCTTTCCCATAAAGCCGTGCTTCTATCAGAACTTTGAGGAGGATATCCCAGAAGACTACCGCAGAATATGCAAGAGAATGTACTACCTCTGGATGT TCCATAGCGCCACCCTGTTCCTCAACATCCTGGCTTGCCTGGCTTACTTCACCGCTGACGCTGCTAAAGGTGTGGACTTCGGTCTGTCCATCCTGTGGTTCATCCTCTTCACCCCTGTGTCTTTTGTCTGCTGGTACAGGCCGGTTTACAAAGCCTTCAG GTCTGACAGCTCcttcagcttctttttcttcttttttgttttcttcttccaagTGGCAGTGTACATTATCCAATCAGTGGGCATTCCCTCATGGGGAAACAG TGGATGGATCTCATCAATTAGCATGATTCGTACGAACTTGGCAGTTGCCGTGGTTATGATGGTAGTGGCTGGTTTTTTCACCGTCAACGCTGTGTTGGGTGTCATCCTGCTGAAAATG GTCCACTCCAAGTACAGAAATTCAGGTGCCAGCTTCTCCAAGGCTCAGCAGGAGTTTTCCCAGGGAGTCCTGACCAACCGCACCTTCCAGAGCGCCGCCGCTAGTGCTGCCACCTCTGCTGCCACTTCTGCTGCCCAGGGGGCCTTCAGCAATAACCAAGGGAATTAA
- the bbs4 gene encoding Bardet-Biedl syndrome 4 protein isoform X4 translates to MCEYAIYVQALILRLEGKIQESLELFQSCAILNPSSSDNLKQVARSLFLLGKHKAAIEFYHEAAKLNEKDWEISHNLGVCYYFIKDLKNAEEHLNAALQTNKHDKTFVMLGKVHLLAGDADKAIEVYKRAVEFSPENTELLTTLGLLFLELGKYQKAFEHLGNALTFDPNNYKAILAAGSMMQTHGDFDVAMNKYRVAACAVPESPPLWNNIGMCFFGKKKYVAAISCLKRAHYLSPFDWKVLYNLGLVHLTMQQYASAFHFLSAAINLNPRMGELYMLLAVALTNLEDVENATRAYEQAVNLDDLHRPNPMVNLNFAIFLYNHGDKKRALDQYQEMERKVNQLRDSSSNFEFDLELMDMAQKMGAVLQVTDTLVWTKPSKDSKAKPHSAAAAKTPGAPLGTNQALGQAMSSAASYNKNIQLTTGVSKGPSTSLEPEPDVENVPSPPTDPPGCPEPEDPDGSKPRTSKRRSKVEE, encoded by the exons ATGTGTGAATATGCCATATATGTTCAAG CACTAATCTTACGTCTTGAGGGGAAGATCCAGGAGTCCCTGGAGCTGTTTCAGAGCTGCGCCATCCTTAATCCCAGCAGCTCAGACAACCTCAAGCAAGTGGCCCGATCACT ATTTCTTCTTGGAAAGCACAAAGCAGCTATTGAGTTCTATCATGAAGCAGCAAAGCTTAATGAGAAAGACTGG GAGATCAGTCATAACCTGGGTGTGTGTTATTACTTcatcaaagatttaaaaaat GCTGAGGAACATCTAAACGCCGCTCTGCAGACAAATAAACATGACAAGACCTTCGTGATGCTCGGGAAAGTTCATCTGCTGGCTGGAGACGCTGACAAGGCCATCGAAGTGTACAAGAGAGCAGTGGA ATTCTCTCCAGAGAACACTGAACTCCTGACCACTCTCGGCCTCCTTTTTTTGGAG CTCGGGAAGTACCAGAAAGCGTTCGAGCATCTTGGGAATGCCCTCACCTTTGACCCCAACAATTATAAG GCCATCCTGGCCGCAGGCAGCATGATGCAAACCCACGGTGACTTTGATGTGGCCATGAACAAGTACAGAGTGGCAGCGTGCGCCGTGCCGGAGAGCCCCCCTCTCTGGAACAACATTGGCATGTGCTTCTTTGGCAAGAAGAAGTACGTGGCG GCCATTAGCTGCCTGAAGCGCGCTCACTACTTGTCTCCCTTTGACTGGAAAGTGTTGTACAACCTGGGGCTGGTACACCTGACCATGCAGCAGTACGCCTCAGCTTTCCATTTCCTCAGCGCAGCCATTAATCTGAACCCACGGATGGGGGAACTCTACATGTTGCTGGCAG TCGCTTTGACTAATTTGGAAGATGTAGAGAATGCCACCAGAGCATACGAACAAGCTGTGAATCTTGATGA CCTCCACAGACCCAACCCCATGGTCAACCTGAACTTTGCAATATTCCTCTATAATCACGGAGACAAAAAGAGAGCTCTGGATCAATATCAGGAGATGGAAAGGAAAGTCAACCAACTACGGGACAGCAGTAGCAACTTTGAGTTTGATCTGGAG CTGATGGACATGGCTCAGAAGATGGGCGCTGTCCTGCAGGTAACAGATACTCTGGTTTGGACTAAACCCAGCAAGGACTCCAAAGCCAAGCCtcactctgcagcagcagccaaaACCCCGGGAGCTCCTCTCGGCACCAACCAAGCTCTGGGTCAGGCCATGTCTTCAGCTGCCAGCTACAACAAGAACATCCAGCTAACAACAG GCGTTTCCAAAGGCCCCTCCACATCTCTTGAGCCAGAGCCTGATGTAGAAAACGTCCCCAGCCCACCGACTGACCCTCCAGGCTGTCCAGAACCTGAAGATCCAGACGGGTCCAAACCCAGAACCTCTAAGAGGAGATCTAAGGTGGAAGAATGA
- the bbs4 gene encoding Bardet-Biedl syndrome 4 protein isoform X3 codes for MRPVIIKEQLQETNGMCEYAIYVQALILRLEGKIQESLELFQSCAILNPSSSDNLKQVARSLFLLGKHKAAIEFYHEAAKLNEKDWEISHNLGVCYYFIKDLKNAEEHLNAALQTNKHDKTFVMLGKVHLLAGDADKAIEVYKRAVEFSPENTELLTTLGLLFLELGKYQKAFEHLGNALTFDPNNYKAILAAGSMMQTHGDFDVAMNKYRVAACAVPESPPLWNNIGMCFFGKKKYVAAISCLKRAHYLSPFDWKVLYNLGLVHLTMQQYASAFHFLSAAINLNPRMGELYMLLAVALTNLEDVENATRAYEQAVNLDDLHRPNPMVNLNFAIFLYNHGDKKRALDQYQEMERKVNQLRDSSSNFEFDLELMDMAQKMGAVLQVTDTLVWTKPSKDSKAKPHSAAAAKTPGAPLGTNQALGQAMSSAASYNKNIQLTTGVSKGPSTSLEPEPDVENVPSPPTDPPGCPEPEDPDGSKPRTSKRRSKVEE; via the exons ATGAGACCT GTGATCATTAAAGAGCAACTCCAGGAAACCAATGGGATGTGTGAATATGCCATATATGTTCAAG CACTAATCTTACGTCTTGAGGGGAAGATCCAGGAGTCCCTGGAGCTGTTTCAGAGCTGCGCCATCCTTAATCCCAGCAGCTCAGACAACCTCAAGCAAGTGGCCCGATCACT ATTTCTTCTTGGAAAGCACAAAGCAGCTATTGAGTTCTATCATGAAGCAGCAAAGCTTAATGAGAAAGACTGG GAGATCAGTCATAACCTGGGTGTGTGTTATTACTTcatcaaagatttaaaaaat GCTGAGGAACATCTAAACGCCGCTCTGCAGACAAATAAACATGACAAGACCTTCGTGATGCTCGGGAAAGTTCATCTGCTGGCTGGAGACGCTGACAAGGCCATCGAAGTGTACAAGAGAGCAGTGGA ATTCTCTCCAGAGAACACTGAACTCCTGACCACTCTCGGCCTCCTTTTTTTGGAG CTCGGGAAGTACCAGAAAGCGTTCGAGCATCTTGGGAATGCCCTCACCTTTGACCCCAACAATTATAAG GCCATCCTGGCCGCAGGCAGCATGATGCAAACCCACGGTGACTTTGATGTGGCCATGAACAAGTACAGAGTGGCAGCGTGCGCCGTGCCGGAGAGCCCCCCTCTCTGGAACAACATTGGCATGTGCTTCTTTGGCAAGAAGAAGTACGTGGCG GCCATTAGCTGCCTGAAGCGCGCTCACTACTTGTCTCCCTTTGACTGGAAAGTGTTGTACAACCTGGGGCTGGTACACCTGACCATGCAGCAGTACGCCTCAGCTTTCCATTTCCTCAGCGCAGCCATTAATCTGAACCCACGGATGGGGGAACTCTACATGTTGCTGGCAG TCGCTTTGACTAATTTGGAAGATGTAGAGAATGCCACCAGAGCATACGAACAAGCTGTGAATCTTGATGA CCTCCACAGACCCAACCCCATGGTCAACCTGAACTTTGCAATATTCCTCTATAATCACGGAGACAAAAAGAGAGCTCTGGATCAATATCAGGAGATGGAAAGGAAAGTCAACCAACTACGGGACAGCAGTAGCAACTTTGAGTTTGATCTGGAG CTGATGGACATGGCTCAGAAGATGGGCGCTGTCCTGCAGGTAACAGATACTCTGGTTTGGACTAAACCCAGCAAGGACTCCAAAGCCAAGCCtcactctgcagcagcagccaaaACCCCGGGAGCTCCTCTCGGCACCAACCAAGCTCTGGGTCAGGCCATGTCTTCAGCTGCCAGCTACAACAAGAACATCCAGCTAACAACAG GCGTTTCCAAAGGCCCCTCCACATCTCTTGAGCCAGAGCCTGATGTAGAAAACGTCCCCAGCCCACCGACTGACCCTCCAGGCTGTCCAGAACCTGAAGATCCAGACGGGTCCAAACCCAGAACCTCTAAGAGGAGATCTAAGGTGGAAGAATGA
- the bbs4 gene encoding Bardet-Biedl syndrome 4 protein isoform X2 yields the protein MLATVIIKEQLQETNGMCEYAIYVQALILRLEGKIQESLELFQSCAILNPSSSDNLKQVARSLFLLGKHKAAIEFYHEAAKLNEKDWEISHNLGVCYYFIKDLKNAEEHLNAALQTNKHDKTFVMLGKVHLLAGDADKAIEVYKRAVEFSPENTELLTTLGLLFLELGKYQKAFEHLGNALTFDPNNYKAILAAGSMMQTHGDFDVAMNKYRVAACAVPESPPLWNNIGMCFFGKKKYVAAISCLKRAHYLSPFDWKVLYNLGLVHLTMQQYASAFHFLSAAINLNPRMGELYMLLAVALTNLEDVENATRAYEQAVNLDDLHRPNPMVNLNFAIFLYNHGDKKRALDQYQEMERKVNQLRDSSSNFEFDLELMDMAQKMGAVLQVTDTLVWTKPSKDSKAKPHSAAAAKTPGAPLGTNQALGQAMSSAASYNKNIQLTTGVSKGPSTSLEPEPDVENVPSPPTDPPGCPEPEDPDGSKPRTSKRRSKVEE from the exons ATGCTTGCAACA GTGATCATTAAAGAGCAACTCCAGGAAACCAATGGGATGTGTGAATATGCCATATATGTTCAAG CACTAATCTTACGTCTTGAGGGGAAGATCCAGGAGTCCCTGGAGCTGTTTCAGAGCTGCGCCATCCTTAATCCCAGCAGCTCAGACAACCTCAAGCAAGTGGCCCGATCACT ATTTCTTCTTGGAAAGCACAAAGCAGCTATTGAGTTCTATCATGAAGCAGCAAAGCTTAATGAGAAAGACTGG GAGATCAGTCATAACCTGGGTGTGTGTTATTACTTcatcaaagatttaaaaaat GCTGAGGAACATCTAAACGCCGCTCTGCAGACAAATAAACATGACAAGACCTTCGTGATGCTCGGGAAAGTTCATCTGCTGGCTGGAGACGCTGACAAGGCCATCGAAGTGTACAAGAGAGCAGTGGA ATTCTCTCCAGAGAACACTGAACTCCTGACCACTCTCGGCCTCCTTTTTTTGGAG CTCGGGAAGTACCAGAAAGCGTTCGAGCATCTTGGGAATGCCCTCACCTTTGACCCCAACAATTATAAG GCCATCCTGGCCGCAGGCAGCATGATGCAAACCCACGGTGACTTTGATGTGGCCATGAACAAGTACAGAGTGGCAGCGTGCGCCGTGCCGGAGAGCCCCCCTCTCTGGAACAACATTGGCATGTGCTTCTTTGGCAAGAAGAAGTACGTGGCG GCCATTAGCTGCCTGAAGCGCGCTCACTACTTGTCTCCCTTTGACTGGAAAGTGTTGTACAACCTGGGGCTGGTACACCTGACCATGCAGCAGTACGCCTCAGCTTTCCATTTCCTCAGCGCAGCCATTAATCTGAACCCACGGATGGGGGAACTCTACATGTTGCTGGCAG TCGCTTTGACTAATTTGGAAGATGTAGAGAATGCCACCAGAGCATACGAACAAGCTGTGAATCTTGATGA CCTCCACAGACCCAACCCCATGGTCAACCTGAACTTTGCAATATTCCTCTATAATCACGGAGACAAAAAGAGAGCTCTGGATCAATATCAGGAGATGGAAAGGAAAGTCAACCAACTACGGGACAGCAGTAGCAACTTTGAGTTTGATCTGGAG CTGATGGACATGGCTCAGAAGATGGGCGCTGTCCTGCAGGTAACAGATACTCTGGTTTGGACTAAACCCAGCAAGGACTCCAAAGCCAAGCCtcactctgcagcagcagccaaaACCCCGGGAGCTCCTCTCGGCACCAACCAAGCTCTGGGTCAGGCCATGTCTTCAGCTGCCAGCTACAACAAGAACATCCAGCTAACAACAG GCGTTTCCAAAGGCCCCTCCACATCTCTTGAGCCAGAGCCTGATGTAGAAAACGTCCCCAGCCCACCGACTGACCCTCCAGGCTGTCCAGAACCTGAAGATCCAGACGGGTCCAAACCCAGAACCTCTAAGAGGAGATCTAAGGTGGAAGAATGA
- the bbs4 gene encoding Bardet-Biedl syndrome 4 protein isoform X1 has product MADAENATVLTLPTEAKKRRAPKAPELPIVERRNWLIHQHYLRKDYETCKVIIKEQLQETNGMCEYAIYVQALILRLEGKIQESLELFQSCAILNPSSSDNLKQVARSLFLLGKHKAAIEFYHEAAKLNEKDWEISHNLGVCYYFIKDLKNAEEHLNAALQTNKHDKTFVMLGKVHLLAGDADKAIEVYKRAVEFSPENTELLTTLGLLFLELGKYQKAFEHLGNALTFDPNNYKAILAAGSMMQTHGDFDVAMNKYRVAACAVPESPPLWNNIGMCFFGKKKYVAAISCLKRAHYLSPFDWKVLYNLGLVHLTMQQYASAFHFLSAAINLNPRMGELYMLLAVALTNLEDVENATRAYEQAVNLDDLHRPNPMVNLNFAIFLYNHGDKKRALDQYQEMERKVNQLRDSSSNFEFDLELMDMAQKMGAVLQVTDTLVWTKPSKDSKAKPHSAAAAKTPGAPLGTNQALGQAMSSAASYNKNIQLTTGVSKGPSTSLEPEPDVENVPSPPTDPPGCPEPEDPDGSKPRTSKRRSKVEE; this is encoded by the exons ATGGCGGACGCGGAGAATGCTACGGTG CTGACACTTCCTACTGAAGCCAAGAAGCGCCGTGCACCTAAAG CTCCAGAGCTTCCTATTGTGGAGAGAAGAAACTGGCTGATCCACCAGCACTATCTGCGCAAAGACTATGAGACCTGTAAG GTGATCATTAAAGAGCAACTCCAGGAAACCAATGGGATGTGTGAATATGCCATATATGTTCAAG CACTAATCTTACGTCTTGAGGGGAAGATCCAGGAGTCCCTGGAGCTGTTTCAGAGCTGCGCCATCCTTAATCCCAGCAGCTCAGACAACCTCAAGCAAGTGGCCCGATCACT ATTTCTTCTTGGAAAGCACAAAGCAGCTATTGAGTTCTATCATGAAGCAGCAAAGCTTAATGAGAAAGACTGG GAGATCAGTCATAACCTGGGTGTGTGTTATTACTTcatcaaagatttaaaaaat GCTGAGGAACATCTAAACGCCGCTCTGCAGACAAATAAACATGACAAGACCTTCGTGATGCTCGGGAAAGTTCATCTGCTGGCTGGAGACGCTGACAAGGCCATCGAAGTGTACAAGAGAGCAGTGGA ATTCTCTCCAGAGAACACTGAACTCCTGACCACTCTCGGCCTCCTTTTTTTGGAG CTCGGGAAGTACCAGAAAGCGTTCGAGCATCTTGGGAATGCCCTCACCTTTGACCCCAACAATTATAAG GCCATCCTGGCCGCAGGCAGCATGATGCAAACCCACGGTGACTTTGATGTGGCCATGAACAAGTACAGAGTGGCAGCGTGCGCCGTGCCGGAGAGCCCCCCTCTCTGGAACAACATTGGCATGTGCTTCTTTGGCAAGAAGAAGTACGTGGCG GCCATTAGCTGCCTGAAGCGCGCTCACTACTTGTCTCCCTTTGACTGGAAAGTGTTGTACAACCTGGGGCTGGTACACCTGACCATGCAGCAGTACGCCTCAGCTTTCCATTTCCTCAGCGCAGCCATTAATCTGAACCCACGGATGGGGGAACTCTACATGTTGCTGGCAG TCGCTTTGACTAATTTGGAAGATGTAGAGAATGCCACCAGAGCATACGAACAAGCTGTGAATCTTGATGA CCTCCACAGACCCAACCCCATGGTCAACCTGAACTTTGCAATATTCCTCTATAATCACGGAGACAAAAAGAGAGCTCTGGATCAATATCAGGAGATGGAAAGGAAAGTCAACCAACTACGGGACAGCAGTAGCAACTTTGAGTTTGATCTGGAG CTGATGGACATGGCTCAGAAGATGGGCGCTGTCCTGCAGGTAACAGATACTCTGGTTTGGACTAAACCCAGCAAGGACTCCAAAGCCAAGCCtcactctgcagcagcagccaaaACCCCGGGAGCTCCTCTCGGCACCAACCAAGCTCTGGGTCAGGCCATGTCTTCAGCTGCCAGCTACAACAAGAACATCCAGCTAACAACAG GCGTTTCCAAAGGCCCCTCCACATCTCTTGAGCCAGAGCCTGATGTAGAAAACGTCCCCAGCCCACCGACTGACCCTCCAGGCTGTCCAGAACCTGAAGATCCAGACGGGTCCAAACCCAGAACCTCTAAGAGGAGATCTAAGGTGGAAGAATGA